Proteins found in one Hevea brasiliensis isolate MT/VB/25A 57/8 chromosome 18, ASM3005281v1, whole genome shotgun sequence genomic segment:
- the LOC110641798 gene encoding protein TIFY 5A — translation MRRNCNLELRLVPNFNPDHLHHQPILEEKESSSDDQRQQLTIFYNGNVCVCNVTELQARAILLLARGEMEEKMRSPMGTPTGSEIASPTLPSQVCSPTAAGLSMKRSIQRFLQKRKHRVQTTSPYNH, via the exons ATGAGACGAAACTGCAACCTTGAACTCCGCCTCGTTCCCAACTTCAATCCCGACCACCTCCACCACCAACCAATATT GGAGGAAAAGGAGAGTAGCAGTGATGATCAAAGGCAACAGCTGACTATTTTCTACAATGGTAACGTCTGCGTATGTAATGTTACAGAGCTTCAA gctagagcaattctattgctAGCAAGAGGAGAAATGGAAGAAAAAATGAGAAGCCCAATGGGAACCCCAACGGGGTCAGAAATAGCTTCTCCAACTCTGCCATCTCAGGTGTGTAGCCCTACAGCAGCTGGTCTTTCCATGAAGAGATCAATCCAACGCTTCCTCCAGAAGAGGAAGCATAGGGTCCAAACAACTTCTCCTTAcaatcattaa
- the LOC110641792 gene encoding protein TIFY 5A, whose amino-acid sequence MSRNCNLELSLFPTFYQDHRHQERRQQQQKLTIFYNGSVSVWDATELQARAILMLATQDMEDKMRITSTGPSSSSSSSLSSEQPVSPTLERPPPPAYGPNNNGLSMKRSLQRFFQKRNHRIQASYPYNINRRPHAYRVDHH is encoded by the coding sequence ATGTCGAGGAACTGCAATCTTGAACTCAGCCTCTTTCCCACCTTCTATCAAGACCACCGCCATCAAGAACGACGACAACAGCAGCAAAAGCTAACGATATTCTACAATGGAAGCGTTTCTGTTTGGGATGCGACAGAGCTGCAGGCGAGAGCCATTCTGATGTTGGCTACCCAAGACATGGAAGATAAAATGAGAATAACTTCAACTgggccttcttcttcttcttcgtctTCGTTGTCATCGGAACAACCTGTATCGCCAACTTTGGAACGTCCTCCTCCGCCTGCTTATGGCCCTAATAATAATGGTTTGTCGATGAAGAGATCACTTCAAAGGTTCTTTCAGAAGAGAAATCATAGGATCCAAGCATCTTACCCTTACAACATTAACCGGCGGCCGCATGCATACAGGGTCGATCACCATTGA
- the LOC110641801 gene encoding uncharacterized protein LOC110641801: MEALYLLLSIVSTFFISSALSILLLLRTLLTRLHFIYSTPPPSAGSAAHSHSIYEGTVWHERRHPVRHSFRYSVRYALFDLDNSSKSPPGHLSADEARQKTETTGPVFLLTIPPSVGYDQNPLSVYYCYDLEGSIQHLKKCIAEVTNTPWGERVIFVFDPNSDLVAKPLHVSPFMDMLGDWRIRANSPGDGLSVSISVQHPELGDYFVATLKAKRISLFLGSDHDLFFWLMPHKVAFWIYWHALKLWWKNVPYIQHPRYSSPKYREEAMARDQKLQCSQAPVRDKDKYLPHDGFCPGNFSDGNYIERQFKWRDAKWPWG; the protein is encoded by the exons ATGGAAGCTCTTTACCTCCTCCTCTCTATCGTGTCAACATTCTTCATTTCCTCTGCTCTCTCTATCCTGCTCCTTCTTCGCACTCTCCTCACGCGCCTCCACTTCATCTATTCCACCCCTCCCCCTTCCGCCGGTTCTGCCGCTCACTCTCATTCTATCTATGAAGGCACTGTCTGGCATGAGCGCCGCCATCCCGTCCGCCACTCATTTCGCTACTCTGTTCGTTATGCACTTTTTGACCTAGACAACTCGTCCAAATCGCCACCTGGCCACCTCTCCGCCGACGAGGCTCGCCAAAAAACGGAAACCACTGGACCAGT TTTTCTCCTGACAATACCTCCCAGCGTGGGATATGATCAAAATCCTTTGAGTGTGTATTATTGCTATGACCTTGAAGGCTCTATTCagcatttgaagaaatgcattGCTGAG GTAACAAATACACCATGGGGTGAAAGAGTCATATTTGTTTTCGATCCAAACTCAGATTTAGTGGCAAAACCATTGCATGTCAGCCCTTTTATG GATATGTTGGGGGATTGGAGAATCAGAGCAAATTCTCCTGGTGACGGCTTATCTGTGTCCATTTCAGTTCAACACCCTGAGCTCGGTGACTATTTTGTGGCTACTTTGAAAGCTAAAAGAATCTCCCTGTTCTTGGGTAGTGATCATGATTTGTTCTTCTGGTTGATGCCTCATAAAGTTGCATTTTGGATATATTGGCAT GCCCTTAAACTGTGGTGGAAAAATGTGCCATATATCCAACACCCAAGGTATAGTAGCCCTAAATATAGGGAGGAAGCAATGGCACGTGATCAAAAGCTTCAATGCAGTCAAGCACCTGTCAGGGACAAGGATAAATATTTGCCCCATGATGGATTTTGTCCAGGAAATTTCTCTGATGGGAATTATATAGAACGCCAGTTTAAGTGGAGAGATGCCAAATGGCCTTGGGGTTGA